GGCGCCATTAAAGAGGGACTGTAAAATGACTTATTTTATTACTTGGTAGACTCTCCTGAGGACATTAAACTGTATTTGATGGAAAGTTATgtactgcaaaatattttttcctaataGGACAATAGTCATTTAGACTTAACCTCATTATAATTGTTGTTCTTTCAACCAAGTACTAGAAGTAAGATATCTGTTATTCAGCTGCCAACTGACTTGGCATTTGCACTCATGTTTGAAGCTAACTGTTCTTGCTGAACTAGATTGGAAAACAGAGGAAAACCTCAGATTTTCTACATTTCTGCATACTAAACCCAGACATGTCTAAAAGAGTGGTTTTTTTATTGTTATAGTATATCTTACTTATCTTTAAAGGCAAGATATTTTTGCAGTAAAAAAATGTAGCAAAAGAACATTTTCTTTGGCAATAAGGTACAAAGAGTTATTAGAGATTTCTAAACAAGTATGGCCTTGGGGAAGTACTGGGAGAGAGAAAATTAATTCCATCCATTCATTTCTATGACAGTTGTCTTGCTGCACACTCTGGAAAACAGTAGAGATATACAACTTAGCAAGAAACAAACATCCTCAAATATTTTCAGCAAAAAatccagggttttttttcttttttttttttaaatatcctgAAATTTTGAATCTGGAAGGGTTTCCCTTGAAATCAAATACCACTAGTTAAAGTGAATAATTCGGTCAGTATTTAGAAAAATATTGTAGTTATTCAGAAGCAGCGCATTGAAACTTTTAACTTTAAGGTTTTCTATATGGCTTAATGCAATTGGTAGCAATAAACATACAGGATTTAAATCTGCTAAAAATTTTCTGAAACCAGACTGTTATTAGCTAAAGTAAATGGGAGTAGTTAAAGTAAATGTGAGATTGTGTCAGGAAGAGAAATCTTCTACGTCCGTTTAATTGTCATGCCTTATTTGTTGAATCTACTTAGTGTTTCCATGTGACTCCCTGACCACACATCATGAAGCCCTCTTAAGCCATTAAGCCCCTCTTcagcaaaaacagttaaatgttCATGTCTTTGTCTGCACAGCTTGTGCAGTTTAGCTTGAAGTGCATGGAAAGAGTATTAGGGAAGTGTGCGCCCCATATATAGAGCTGCTTCTGTCTTCTGACTCCCACTGTTTCAGATACACAGATAATTATTTGATATGACTACATTAGAATATTAGGGCCTGATAAAGAGCTTGAAGTTTTGCTCCAATGATATCAGAAGTTGGTATCATGAGGCTTTTATTATCCATTTAATCTCTTGTAGAAAAAGTTATTTTCATGAAGCCACCTCAAATGAACATAATATTTTATGCTACAGTTATTAGTACTAATATTGATAAATCTGATATGCTAATATATTGTCTGCTGAAATCTTTTAAACTCCTGCAGTTTGCAGACTCTGTTTGCTCTTGGCTGTTGGTTctggagcactgctgtgcttcACTGGGGAATAGTTCAGGGAAAGTCTGATGATCTGttgccagccttgctgtggtTTGTGCAGCAGCTCTCGTTTCTGTCCGGTGGGCGGCAGgcgggggctgcagctcctcccggcAGAGGGCGCAGGAATGGCCTCGCGTAGGCAATGCCCGAGAATGGCTCAGACTCGGAGCATCGTCTGCATTGGACCTGGATTAACGGGCCTCTTGTAGCAAGGAAACAATTGCTTTTCAGTATTTTAAGAATATTTAAAAATAGAGCTCGACAGCATGGTTGATATAGGGATGCTGGTTGCATTTTCCCTGACTGAAAAAATGTGTTGTGCAAAGTATTAGTAGCAGCCAAGTTCTGTTTCAAAGTGAAATGTACAGCTTCAGTGACAGTTCTGTGAAGATCAGTAATTTGTGTATTCTACCCTTTGCACAGGCAACACTTAATGAAGTACACACATTAGTAAGATGTCCATCCTGCTGAGAAATGAACTGTGAAAAAGTTTAAGCAAACATGTTCCAGCTGTTCCTACAAAGGATTGCACAAGTCACACATTTTGTTTCCACAAAACTTTCCCCACAATTTGCTGCTGCTCAGCATGTACTAACACGTACTTCACTTAGCTTCCTACAATTAAAATTTGCAAACAAAAAAGCTTTCCAGTGCTAGCAGACTCATATGCTTTCCCAGAGATTTGGAGCCACGTGTTTCAGGAATGGCTGGGTACACCACGCCAGTATAATATAAAGGCAACGTCAATCACCTTCTCTCACTTTTTAATAGCTCCCCTCCATGATTCTCATTCTCTGTCACTAGAAACTTAAGATTAAAGGAACTTTACTATATTTCAAGTATAGTTTAATCCATTAAGATGGATCTCCTTCACAGCAATGGAGTGCTTATCATTCAGCATTTACAGAGGGACTACAGGGCTTACCAGGATTTCCTTAATTTTATGTCACATGTTGGTGATCCTCGGAAtatattttcaatttattttcctctttggTTTCAGCTCAACCAAGTGGTTGGTACTAAAATGATATGGGTGGCTGTCATTGGTGACTGGTTCAACCTCATATttaaatggtaagaaaaatttgGTATTTTTAATAATAGTTATTATATGTACCTCAAGTTTAGAAAACTTTCTGTAAATAATGTACTAGTAGATTTTCCCTGGTAATTATAAAACAGGAATGAAGATATTTAAGATATGTTTGAAATAACCTTGTAATAAGATGAGAAGAACCTGTAGAACTATTATTGCAAATATAGCTCTTCATATTCTTTGTAAGAGTATTTATCATGCTTTTCTGAGGCCTTcttatgtaaaaatattttcatttaatttcttccttgttttttttttttggggtcaggattttgTTTGGCCATCGCCCTTACTGGTGGGTGCAAGAAACAATGATTTATCCTAATCAGTCAAGCCCATGCCTTGAACAGTTTCCTATAACATGTGAAACTGGACCAGGTAAGAAATGTTGCAGATTTTCTTGGTATATTTGATAGGGATAGCGGCTTCAAGGGGGAGAGAATGTGACTTAGGAAGGTCTTACATGATTCAGAAATCTTAGAGCTCATGTATAAAATATCACACAAAAACAAgtagaggaaaaggaagaaatacAATAGGTACGTATTTGCTGTAGGACAAGAgtatttccttcttttccttcaaaAGATGCAAGGGAGGGGGACTTGCTTTAAAAATAACTACTACTAGAATGAACTGGGGTATTGGAAAGAAGTTTTCACAAAACTTGTAAAATACATTGTTTATTGGGTTCCAAGGCAGGTCCCAGGCCTGTTGAGTTTGAGGGCTTGTTTGCTGTTGCAACAAGTATTCAAACCCCATAAACTAAGTAGATAATTCAGTGTAAATAACAATAGTCTCAGCAATTGATTGCCTAATGTATCACAAGGGGAAAAGAGCGAGAACCAGACACTGCCACTGAATGTGTGTGTGGGAGTATGTGTACTAATATATggggaaaaattatttttgaaatgtACCTTTTCAATATATTTTCACTTTTTATGTCTCATTATCTTCTCTGTGGAAATCAAATGCAATACTGATGAAACTAAATGAACTTGTGCAACCCTAATATGTGCAATAAGATGAACTTGCATTGAGCTAACTGAATTTAGTTTAATTTTTGTACAAGAAAATACTGACTGTGGAAATGATATGCTTTGCATCTTGTCCATGCCACTGAAAGCTTTTAAACAGTTTGCACAGCTGTATTTTGTTAACAGTACTCTGCATTACATCCCATTGTAATTGTGAGCAAGAAGCTGAAACCCTTGTATGAGGCAGGGTTTAATAATGCTTGGTCTTTATGTCTGCAGTCTCTTTCAAGTTACTTCATTTGAGACCTAACACAAAGTATTGAAGCCTTCAGATCTTCTCAAAAGCCTTCAGAACTGAGCCCAATCAGTGCTGTGTAGATCTGAGCCCTGGCTCAGGAGACAGTCAGTGTTTCATTTTGATTCATTGAACCAGAAGGCTTTCCCTCTTGTTCCTGTCTTTCTGAAAGGTCATTCCTATTTCTGTCCAGTGGGTACAACTGTCATATTGATTCCTTCCTTGCACTTATAATGACCACATTTTTCCCACCTCCACACTTACACGGGACCATTCAGACTGTCACTGACCTGTTTCTCATCAGCCAGAGGAGGCACAGTCAGTGCAGGTGTTACATGCACCCAATTACTGTATGAGCTTGTGTGGTACTTCACAcaataaatacttttaaaatagCAATTTATATTAAAAGATTAGAGAAGCAGCCACAGACATGAGAAAGCAGCTCCAAACACTGCTAGGAGAGCCTGAACCCCAAACTCCATGTCTCAGCAAAAGGGAAAGCTGAGGGAACTGTTCATATGACTACATGGCAAACAGTTTAGGACCTGAATTTGGTTTGCATTTCTGGAATTAACTGAAGTAAAACCCAGCAGCCATTTGTTTTCTAATATTTGTAAAACTTTAAGAATATATACTTTAAGGGAAAATTTATGCTGTTTTGAGTAGGTAATTTGCAGATAAGCTATGAAATATTATTCCTAGATGGCATTTTCCTAGATGACAACAAAGAGAAGCTTTTCTACTGCTGACATACAACATTACTGTTTCCTCATCAGTGACATTTGTTCCATTGTGAGGTTTAGGAGTGCACACCTGATAGGAAATTAACAAAAGAGCTGGTAGAGTGACTCTAAATGTACTGCCAAGCAGAATAGCAAAAATGAATGCAGGGAATCAGAAATCATTGTGCTTGTCCTGCTAGACATTTCTGCTTTGCTACTTCACTGAAATATTCTTTTACTCTACTCACTACTAGACAGTGCTGACTCATAACACATTCTTGAGCCAAAATTATTTCTTCTGATAGTGAAATAACCCTGTCCCTTCTCTGTCTCCACAGAAACCCAAGATGTAAAGGTCCCAGATTTACAGATTCCAATGATCTaattttttctttccctattttGATTTGTTGAATGTAAATCTGGTGAACATGAGAAAGGAAATTACAGAGTAATTTTAGGAATCACTTCCCTTGCATCATGTCATCATACCTTGTTTTATGGTGATTTTCACAGTTGTAGGTACTTCTCTGTGGTTTCATATTGCTTCCAGTAAAATtgatattttactttttaaattaaaagaaatgtCACACATACCTGGATTAAAAAGAAATCACTGTTGTTCTCTATATGAGAGTCTTCCCTGTTATAGACTGCTGTAGGTGGACTACTGTGTGCTGTACCTGTGGGTGCAGCAATTAGAGCATCATATCATGTGCCAGTTTCATTGACAATCTGCTTTTAATCTGGTTGATATTTTACACCAccttaaaaattataaaattaatcAAAGTTAAGCATAAAGAAACATTTTTTCTGTGTTTCAGGTGCATTTCTAAAATTATTACAAAACTACTCAAAATGTTAATTACCTGCATTGTAATATTGCTAATGAGGCACAGCTGACAATTGTTAACACCATGGTAATTGCTGAAGCAGATAAAAAGCAGCTCGGAAGTGCTATCTAAAGTTATACTGGTCCCTTAGTTTAGAATGTTACAAAGAGCTAAATTTCTCTTGCTCCTGTTAATTATGAGGAGGCTCATTCAAAACTTTTTTATGTGATCCTCATACATAATTTCTACATTCCATGCTACAGCTCTAAGACAGCCCTaggtgctttttaaaatttttaaatccaAGTAATGGGAAGATAATATGTTTTCCTATCAAGATTCCAACTCACACCAATATAAAGTGAGTGAGCTACTACCTTTTTTATTTCAGACAAGTATTATGGATTCTCTGTAGATGAACCTTCTGAAAAATTCTTATGGCAAAAATTAACTTTTGAGAAGCAGTTTCAGCCTTTGTTAACCATTTCTTTTCTAAATTATTAGGTGCCTGAGTAACTACCACTACACATTTTCTATATGACCAATGTCACAGTCTTCATTCTTGGGTTGaatatttcctttttgtttttactAGGAAGCCCATCTGGACATGCCATGGGATCATCCTGTGTTTGGTATGTAATGGTCACAGCAGCACTTAGCTACACAGTTAGATGGAAAGATAAATCAGCTGTTACCCTTCACAGGTCAGTGTCTTTCCATTATTCCAACTCATTATATTCAGATATTTCTTTAAATATACGCTATGTTTTTAGTGGActtaatttaaacaaatattcACAGTTTGGTCTATTTTGTGAAAAAGCCAACAACCCTTTATTATGGTCTACTTCAGCTGAAGAAAAAGTATATTAAGAGGATTTATCTGTTTGTATAGTCTGGTATTTATTTACAGACATTGCATACAATTACAGACATTGCATACAATATCTCTGAATCAGTCGTGAATCTTCAGTGCTGGAAATTTTTAATTCTATAATTGTCACTAtgtattggatttttttttttgtttagtacataaATTTACTGCTTTGATGATTATCCTTCACCCATATTAAAGCAAGTGCACATAATGTTGGCAAAATTCACTGTAATGTGTTTCTCAGCTCTATGGGAAAGTCCTGCAATTGCTTTGGTGGCTCTTCTTTCTAAGGCTGAAAGGTTGTTTTCACACTGTGTGAATTTTGTCATGAAATAATTGAGTTTTGCATATAGTTATGACTTCATGATGAGAGATATATTTAAGATATTAGTCCTAATTTAATCTGCCATTGATGACTTTCATCACTTAAACCACAGAGGTGTCTTGGACCTGAATTTTCTGAGATCTGTTCCTGTAACCAGTCTCGATAATGTTTTAGTACTGACTTCAAGTTTTTAATCAACTGGTTCTAAACTACTCTACTTAGTAAAACTGTGCTGGTAAAAGCATGAGGCTTACATGATGAGTCTTGGGGTAAATAAGTAGATGAAAtatcttgttttaatttttaagcaTCTTCCTTTTCCCTCTTAGACTAACATGGTCATTCCTTTGGAGTATTTTTTGGATTATCCAGATCAGTGTGTGCATCTCAAGAGTATTCATAGCAACACATTTCCCTCATCAAGTTGTTCTTGGAGTATTTGCTGGTAATGctgctatttttttctttcctttttaacctatatgcaatttttttttaaatatgagaGAAGACAAGAGATTTTTAGTAGTTGGACTCGCCTTGCAGCCCTGGTGGTGCTCTCCACTCTCTTGAAAATCAGGGATTTGATTTTAGTCCGAAGGTAAAATTTGTGAGGTGGAATGTGCCTGCTGCCTGTGTAACTCACAGTGAGGGAGTGAGCCCTTGTCCACCTGCCAGTTGATGCTGACTGTATTGTGTCCACACTCCCCCAGACTGGCTCTGACTGCTTTGGACTGCCTGCATCTGATCTTTAACAGTGGAAGACATCAGAGGGGAAATTGCTCTTCCATGGCTCTGACCTTTCCTCTCAGGAGGAAGTTATTTTGGTCACTTCAAATGGTGTCCAGGTGCAAAACAGCATGTGTGCAATGTGGAAAAACAGAGACCTggagcaaaatgaaaaaaaaaaacgtaAATAGCAGGACAAACTCCCCTGGGTGATTTAAGATGCTAAAGTACATTTTTCAGAGTTACTTAAGCATATTATAAATTGGTATTCAGGGAGTCCAAACTATAAGCAGTATCTCCGGTATCTATATGAATTTAAGGAGGGTGACCAGTGCTTTGAGCAGGGGCTTCCTGCTCATGTTGTCTTTCATGAAAGCagtgcagcctgggcagccctggctaacAGCTTTCCCTCTTCACAACCAGGATAAAATGAGTACAAGAGAAGATAACTGTGTTCTGTGTCTTTTCCTTCAACACTCAAAGCCTGTGTGGGAACTGGTGTTGAATTCTGCATTGCTGGAGCCAGTCTTTGAGTGAGGGACTCTTTTGGAAAAGGAATGTTCCAGTTTACATCTAATATTTGATAGGTTGTCATCTGGGAGATGCAGTCAGGTATGCCTCGTGTCGAAACCATGTAGtgcttggtttttggttttttttccaaagtggCACTTTTGAGTGGGAGGAAAGGTTTTGTAAAGGTTTTGTTCTGCAAAAGTTGTAaattgtgtgtgtatatgtgtatgtataaatataactatatatatatatatatagacacacATGTGGATATTTATTACATAGGTATATTCTTCTGTCTTTAAAAGTCAAATTCTGTAGGGACACTGTAGAAAATGCTTTTGAAAGTACAAGTGTGTTGTTCCCTGTAACACTGAGTTTCTAATCCACAGGCATTCTTGTGGCAGAAGCATTTGAACATACCCCTGCAATTCAGACAGCAAGCTTGAGAATGTACATGAAGACAAActtgtttcttttcctctttgcccTTGGCTTTTATCTGTCCCTCAAGCTTCTTGATATTGACTTGCTATGGTCTGTTCCAAAGGCCAAGAAGTGGTGTGCCAATCCAGACTGGATAAACATTGACACAACTCCATTTGCTGGACTGGTGAGGAATTT
The sequence above is a segment of the Melospiza melodia melodia isolate bMelMel2 chromosome 8, bMelMel2.pri, whole genome shotgun sequence genome. Coding sequences within it:
- the G6PC2 gene encoding glucose-6-phosphatase 2 isoform X2, with the translated sequence MIWVAVIGDWFNLIFKWILFGHRPYWWVQETMIYPNQSSPCLEQFPITCETGPGSPSGHAMGSSCVWYVMVTAALSYTVRWKDKSAVTLHRLTWSFLWSIFWIIQISVCISRVFIATHFPHQVVLGVFAGILVAEAFEHTPAIQTASLRMYMKTNLFLFLFALGFYLSLKLLDIDLLWSVPKAKKWCANPDWINIDTTPFAGLVRNLGALFGLGLGINSEMFITSCKGKNSCKISFRILCIAASLATLQLYNFVKIPTHTEYLFYILSFCKSAAMPLTVVALVPYCVHSLMRTTEKKLN
- the G6PC2 gene encoding glucose-6-phosphatase 2 isoform X1 produces the protein MDLLHSNGVLIIQHLQRDYRAYQDFLNFMSHVGDPRNIFSIYFPLWFQLNQVVGTKMIWVAVIGDWFNLIFKWILFGHRPYWWVQETMIYPNQSSPCLEQFPITCETGPGSPSGHAMGSSCVWYVMVTAALSYTVRWKDKSAVTLHRLTWSFLWSIFWIIQISVCISRVFIATHFPHQVVLGVFAGILVAEAFEHTPAIQTASLRMYMKTNLFLFLFALGFYLSLKLLDIDLLWSVPKAKKWCANPDWINIDTTPFAGLVRNLGALFGLGLGINSEMFITSCKGKNSCKISFRILCIAASLATLQLYNFVKIPTHTEYLFYILSFCKSAAMPLTVVALVPYCVHSLMRTTEKKLN
- the G6PC2 gene encoding glucose-6-phosphatase 2 isoform X3, whose product is MDLLHSNGVLIIQHLQRDYRAYQDFLNFMSHVGDPRNIFSIYFPLWFQLNQVVGTKMIWVAVIGDWFNLIFKWILFGHRPYWWVQETMIYPNQSSPCLEQFPITCETGPGSPSGHAMGSSCVWYVMVTAALSYTLKKNIFLFPLRLTWSFLWSIFWIIQISVCISRVFIATHFPHQVVLGVFAGILVAEAFEHTPAIQTASLRMYMKTNLFLFLFALGFYLSLKLLDIDLLWSVPKAKKWCANPDWINIDTTPFAGLVRNLGALFGLGLGINSEMFITSCKGKNSCKISFRILCIAASLATLQLYNFVKIPTHTEYLFYILSFCKSAAMPLTVVALVPYCVHSLMRTTEKKLN